From Salvia splendens isolate huo1 chromosome 3, SspV2, whole genome shotgun sequence, a single genomic window includes:
- the LOC121795711 gene encoding leucine aminopeptidase 1-like: MAAIRVASSSFTIRASTLPSSSFSSSYSNFSASVFTKFEFGLSWRGMRMAHSITRAALGLTQPKQIDPPKIAFSAKEIDLVEWKGDILAVGVTEKDMERDENSAFKNVILQKLDLHLGGLLSETSSEEDFTGKAGQSTVLRLPGVGSKRVGLIGLGGASARTAYRSLGESVAAAAKSSRASNVAITLASSEGIAAELKPSTASAIATGAILGTFDDNRFKSESKKPALQSIDILGLGIGPEIDKKLKYAEDVCSGIILGKELVNAPANVLTPGVLAEEATRIASDHSDVFTVKILDEEQCKELKMGSFLAVGAASCNPPHFIHLCYKPPGGTVRTKLALVGKGLTFDCGGYNIKTGPGCMIELMKFDMGGSAAVLGAAKSLGKIKPDGVEVHFIVAACENMISGTGMRPGDILTASNGKTIEVNNTDAEGRLTLADALVYACNQGAEKIVDLATLTGACIVALGPSIAGVFTPSDDLAEEMSRASENSGEKLWRLPLEEAYWESMKSGVADMVNTGGRQGGAITAALFLKQFVDEKVQWMHIDMAGPVWNDKKKSATGFGVSTLVEWVIKNSS; encoded by the exons ATGGCCGCCATTAGAGTAGCTTCTAGCTCCTTTACTATTCGTGCCTCGACGTTGCCTTCATCTTCCTTCTCGTCTTCTTACTCTAATTTCTCCGCCTCTGTTTTCACTAAGTTCGAATTCGGTCTATCTTGGAGAGGAATGCGCATGGCGCATTCCATTACTCGAGCAGCTCTTGGTCTCACCCAACCCAAACAGATCGATCCGCCAAAG ATCGCATTTTCGGCAAAAGAGATAGACTTGGTAGAATGGAAAGGAGACATACTTGCTGTGGGCGTCACGGAAAAGGACATGGAGAGGGATGAAAATTCGGCGTTTAAGAATGTAATACTGCAAAAGCTGGATTTGCATTTGGGGGGTTTGTTATCTGAAACCTCGTCGGAGGAAGATTTCACTGGGAAGGCTGGACAATCAACAGTTCTCAGGCTTCCTGGTGTTGGGTCTAAAAGGGTTGGTTTGATTGGGCTTGGAGGAGCATCGGCAAGAACAGCTTACCGCAGTCTCGGTGAGTCTGTTGCTGCTGCAGCAAAGTCTTCCCGGGCTAGTAATGTTGCCATCACACTTGCTTCATCCGAAGGAATTGCTGCAGAACTGAAACCAAGTACTGCTTCAGCTATAGCTACTG GAGCTATATTGGGGACATTTGATGATAACAGATTCAAATCAGAATCGAAGAAACCTGCTCTACAATCAATTGACATTCTTGGTCTTGGTATTGGACCTGAGATTGATAAAAAACTCAAATATGCCGAAGATGTTTGTTCAGGGATCATTTTGGGAAAAGAGCTAGTGAATGCTCCTGCGAATGTACTCACACCTG GAGTATTAGCTGAAGAAGCCACAAGAATTGCATCTGACCACAGTGATGTGTTTACGGTTAAAATATTGGATGAAGAACAGTGCAAGGAATTGAAAATGGGGTCCTTTTTAGCTGTTGGCGCAGCATCATGCAATCCTCCACATTTCATTCATTTATGTTACAAGCCTCCAGGTGGAACAGTTAGAACCAAGCTGGCCCTGGTGGGAAAAGGCTTGACTTTTGATTG TGGTGGCTACAATATCAAGACAGGGCCAGGTTGTATGATTGAACTCATGAAATTTGACATGGGAGGTTCAGCAGCAGTATTGGGTGCAGCAAAATCTCTAGGCAAAATCAAGCCTGACGGGGTAGAG GTTCACTTCATTGTTGCCGCTTGCGAGAATATGATAAGTGGAACAGGTATGCGTCCTGGGGACATCCTTACTGCTTCAAATGGGAAGACAATTGAG GTAAACAATACCGATGCTGAAGGAAGACTTACACTTGCTGATGCTTTGGTATATGCTTGTAATCAAGGTGCAGAGAAG ATAGTGGATTTGGCTACACTCACAGGAGCTTGTATAGTGGCTCTCGGACCCTCAATTGCAG GTGTTTTCACGCCAAGCGATGATCTAGCAGAAGAGATGTCAAGAGCTTCAGAGAATAGTGGGGAAAAACTATGGAGGCTGCCGTTGGAGGAAGCTTACTGGGAGTCCATGAAGTCTGGAGTGGCTGATATGGTAAATACCGGAGGTCGTCAAGGTGGTGCCATCACCGCAGCTCTTTTCTTGAAACAG TtcgttgatgagaaggtacaatGGATGCACATCGACATGGCTGGCCCCGTTTGGAATGACAAGAAGAAGAGTGCAACTGGATTCGGGGTTTCAACATTGGTCGAATGGGTAATCAAGAACTCTTCCTAA
- the LOC121795712 gene encoding 26S proteasome non-ATPase regulatory subunit 9-like, with protein MVATNLKAETMKLMEKRSGIEEEMNVIIERLCQPGGPGLSGNLVDSEGFPRTDIDIPTVRADRHRLAELRNDHKDITEKMSQNIEILHSAKHATTTSSVKDSGPTAGMSASLDNSVAIDASSAMDADFDIGRAFAIVDEITELSPAAEDGLQLGDQILKFGNVERGENLLQRLAAEAQKKQGEAVPLVLSRQGSLIYLTVTPRTWSGRGLLGCHFRIL; from the exons ATGGTGGCGACGAATCTGAAAGCGGAGACGATGAAACTGATGGAGAAGCGGAGTGGAATAGAGGAGGAGATGAATGTCATCATCGAACGCCTCTGCCAGCCCGGCGGCCCTGGCCTCTCCGGCAACCTTGTCGATTCCGAG GGGTTTCCGAGGACAGATATTGACATTCCGACTGTCAGAGCTGACAGGCATAGACTTGCTG AGTTGCGTAATGATCACAAGGATATAACGGAGAAGATGAGCCAAAATATTGAGATTCTTCATTCTGCAAAACATGCTACAACCACTTCATCTGTTAAGGATTCTG GGCCAACTGCTGGCATGTCCGCGTCCCTTGACAATTCTGTAGCCATAGATGCTTCTAGTGCCATGGATGCGGATTTTGACATCGGCAGAGCCTTTGCAATTGTGGATGAAATTACTGAGTTGTCTCCAGCTGCAGAAGATGGTTTACAACTGGGCGATCAGATTCTGAAATTTGGGAATGTGGAGAGAGGTGAGAACTTGCTGCAGCGGCTTGCTGCTGAAGCTCAAAAAAAACAAGGTGAAGCTGTCCCCTTGGTTTTGTCGAGGCAGGGTTCTCTGATTTATCTGACTGTAACTCCTAGAACATGGTCGGGTCGAGGTTTACTGGG GTGCCATTTCCGGATCTTATGA